A region from the Alosa alosa isolate M-15738 ecotype Scorff River chromosome 7, AALO_Geno_1.1, whole genome shotgun sequence genome encodes:
- the LOC125297279 gene encoding oocyte zinc finger protein XlCOF6-like isoform X2 has translation MDLGLSVSSGGHEAFQLPTPKVEDIKEEEYDHMITCQDDEEEKPLTELFCKTESLGSNEASQTTVKVEVKLEDDEDEEEDQEDDEEYQEDSLQGDPVSLAQMKRVSVVLVDCCRPQGWRGKEEEMQTNRDAHQIETSASKYPHGTQQNDKLNLHLLEGLYHCAVCRKSFTALKELKKHQKRHFCVVSQNTGKELFKCDHCGKMFRDISGLKTHMLTHNGKKTHVCAQCGKAFSQMSSLKNHMLIHTGEKPHKCAQCGKAFKRATTLKIHMLTHTGEKPHQCAQCGKAFKQMSKLNRHMHTHTGEKAHQCAQCGKGFYETSSFKNHMLTHTGEKAHQCAQCGKAFTQMSTLKIHMLTHTGEKPHQCVQCGKAFTEMSSLRTHMLTHTGEKAHQCAQCGKGFYRPSALKSHMLTHTGEKAHQCAQCGKAFTQMSNLRTHMLTHTGEKAHQCAQCGKCFYQTSTLKRHMRTHTGEKPHQCAQCGKGFYQTSTLKRHMFTHTGEKPHQCAQCGKGFYQTSTLKIHMLTHTGEKPHQCAQCGKGFYQTSTLKSHMLTHTGEKPHQCAQCGKAFTQMSSLRTHMLTHTGEKPHQCVQCGKAFTEMSILRTHMVTHTGEKAHQCAQCGKGFYRPSALKIHMLTHTGEKAHICALCGKGFYQTSTLKRHMRTHTGEKPHQCA, from the exons ATGGATCTTGGGCTGTCGGTAAGCTCTGGCGGTCATGAAGCATTCCAGCTGCCAACACCAAAAGTAGAGGATATTAAAGAAGAGGAATATGATCACATGATCACATGTCAAGACGACGAGGAGGAGAAGCCGCTCACAGAGCTGTTCTGTAAAACTGAGTCTCTTGGCTCTAATGAAGCATCACAGACAACAGTGAAGGTTGAAGTGAAATTagaggatgatgaagatgaagaagaagaccAAGAGGATGATGAAGAATACCAAGAGGATTCTCTTCAGGGAG ACCCCGTGTCTCTGGCCCAGATGAAGAGGGTATCAGTGGTGCTGGTGGACTGCTGTAGACCACAAGGATGgcgagggaaggaggaggagatgcaGACCAACAGAGATGCACATCAGATCGAGACCa GTGCATCAAAATATCCACATGGAACACAACAGAATGATAAACTCAACCTGCATCTCCTAGAAGGACTGTACCACTGTGCAGTCTGCAGGAAGAGTTTCACAGCCCTGAAAGAACTCAAGAAACACCAGAAAAGGCACTTTTGTGTCGTTAGTCAGAACACTGGCAAAGAACTTTTTAAATGTGACCACTGTGGAAAAATGTTTAGGGACATTTCGGGTCTTAAAACTCATATGCTGACTCACAATGGAAAGAAGACTCATgtatgtgcccagtgtggaaaagctttttcacaaatGTCATCTCTTAAAAACCATATGCTTattcacactggagagaagcctcataaatgtgcccagtgtggaaaagcatttaaaAGGGCCACAACTCTTAAAATCCATATGCTtactcacactggagagaagcctcatcaatgtgcccagtgtggaaaagcatttaaaCAAATGTCAAAGCTTAACCGtcacatgcatactcacactggagagaaggctcatcaatgtgcccagtgtggaaaaggtttttatGAAACATCATCTTTTAAAAACCATATGCTtactcacactggagagaaggctcatcaatgtgcccagtgtggaaaagcatttacaCAAATGTCAACTCTTAAAATCCATATGCTtactcacactggagagaagcctcatcaatgtgtccagtgtggaaaagcatttacagaaatgtcaaGTCTTAGGACCCATATGCTtactcacactggagagaaggctcatcaatgtgcccagtgtggaaaaggtttttatCGACCATCAGCTCTTAAAAGCCATATGCTTACTCACACCGGAGAGAAAGCTCatcaatgtgcccagtgtggaaaagcgtTTACACAAATGTCAAATCTTAGGACCCATATGCTtactcacactggagagaaggctcatcaatgtgcccagtgtggaaaatgtTTTTATCAAACATCAACTCTTAAACGCCATATGcgaacacacactggagagaagcctcatcaatgtgcccagtgtggaaaaggtttttatCAAACTTCAACTCTTAAACGCCATATGTTtactcacactggagagaagcctcatcaatgtgcccagtgtggaaaaggtttttatCAAACATCAACTCTTAAAATCCATATGCTtactcacactggagagaagcctcatcaatgtgcgcagtgtggaaaaggtttttatCAAACATCAACTCTTAAAAGCCATATGCTtactcacactggagagaagcctcatcaatgtgcccagtgtggaaaagcatttacaCAAATGTCAAGTCTTAGGACCCATATGCTtactcacactggagagaagcctcatcagtgtgtccagtgtggaaaagcatttacagaaatgtcaaTTCTTAGGACCCATATGgttacacacactggagagaaggctcatcaatgtgcccagtgtggaaaaggtttttatCGACCATCAGCTCTTAAAATCCATATGCTtactcacactggagagaaggctCATATATGTGCCctgtgtggaaaaggtttttatCAAACATCAACTCTTAAACGCCATATGcgaacacacactggagagaagcctcatcaat gtgcctag
- the LOC125297279 gene encoding oocyte zinc finger protein XlCOF6-like isoform X1 produces the protein MDLGLSVSSGGHEAFQLPTPKVEDIKEEEYDHMITCQDDEEEKPLTELFCKTESLGSNEASQTTVKVEVKLEDDEDEEEDQEDDEEYQEDSLQGDPVSLAQMKRVSVVLVDCCRPQGWRGKEEEMQTNRDAHQIETSASKYPHGTQQNDKLNLHLLEGLYHCAVCRKSFTALKELKKHQKRHFCVVSQNTGKELFKCDHCGKMFRDISGLKTHMLTHNGKKTHVCAQCGKAFSQMSSLKNHMLIHTGEKPHKCAQCGKAFKRATTLKIHMLTHTGEKPHQCAQCGKAFKQMSKLNRHMHTHTGEKAHQCAQCGKGFYETSSFKNHMLTHTGEKAHQCAQCGKAFTQMSTLKIHMLTHTGEKPHQCVQCGKAFTEMSSLRTHMLTHTGEKAHQCAQCGKGFYRPSALKSHMLTHTGEKAHQCAQCGKAFTQMSNLRTHMLTHTGEKAHQCAQCGKCFYQTSTLKRHMRTHTGEKPHQCAQCGKGFYQTSTLKRHMFTHTGEKPHQCAQCGKGFYQTSTLKIHMLTHTGEKPHQCAQCGKGFYQTSTLKSHMLTHTGEKPHQCAQCGKAFTQMSSLRTHMLTHTGEKPHQCVQCGKAFTEMSILRTHMVTHTGEKAHQCAQCGKGFYRPSALKIHMLTHTGEKAHICALCGKGFYQTSTLKRHMRTHTGEKPHQCALCGKGFYQTSTLKRHMRTHTGEKPHQCA, from the exons ATGGATCTTGGGCTGTCGGTAAGCTCTGGCGGTCATGAAGCATTCCAGCTGCCAACACCAAAAGTAGAGGATATTAAAGAAGAGGAATATGATCACATGATCACATGTCAAGACGACGAGGAGGAGAAGCCGCTCACAGAGCTGTTCTGTAAAACTGAGTCTCTTGGCTCTAATGAAGCATCACAGACAACAGTGAAGGTTGAAGTGAAATTagaggatgatgaagatgaagaagaagaccAAGAGGATGATGAAGAATACCAAGAGGATTCTCTTCAGGGAG ACCCCGTGTCTCTGGCCCAGATGAAGAGGGTATCAGTGGTGCTGGTGGACTGCTGTAGACCACAAGGATGgcgagggaaggaggaggagatgcaGACCAACAGAGATGCACATCAGATCGAGACCa GTGCATCAAAATATCCACATGGAACACAACAGAATGATAAACTCAACCTGCATCTCCTAGAAGGACTGTACCACTGTGCAGTCTGCAGGAAGAGTTTCACAGCCCTGAAAGAACTCAAGAAACACCAGAAAAGGCACTTTTGTGTCGTTAGTCAGAACACTGGCAAAGAACTTTTTAAATGTGACCACTGTGGAAAAATGTTTAGGGACATTTCGGGTCTTAAAACTCATATGCTGACTCACAATGGAAAGAAGACTCATgtatgtgcccagtgtggaaaagctttttcacaaatGTCATCTCTTAAAAACCATATGCTTattcacactggagagaagcctcataaatgtgcccagtgtggaaaagcatttaaaAGGGCCACAACTCTTAAAATCCATATGCTtactcacactggagagaagcctcatcaatgtgcccagtgtggaaaagcatttaaaCAAATGTCAAAGCTTAACCGtcacatgcatactcacactggagagaaggctcatcaatgtgcccagtgtggaaaaggtttttatGAAACATCATCTTTTAAAAACCATATGCTtactcacactggagagaaggctcatcaatgtgcccagtgtggaaaagcatttacaCAAATGTCAACTCTTAAAATCCATATGCTtactcacactggagagaagcctcatcaatgtgtccagtgtggaaaagcatttacagaaatgtcaaGTCTTAGGACCCATATGCTtactcacactggagagaaggctcatcaatgtgcccagtgtggaaaaggtttttatCGACCATCAGCTCTTAAAAGCCATATGCTTACTCACACCGGAGAGAAAGCTCatcaatgtgcccagtgtggaaaagcgtTTACACAAATGTCAAATCTTAGGACCCATATGCTtactcacactggagagaaggctcatcaatgtgcccagtgtggaaaatgtTTTTATCAAACATCAACTCTTAAACGCCATATGcgaacacacactggagagaagcctcatcaatgtgcccagtgtggaaaaggtttttatCAAACTTCAACTCTTAAACGCCATATGTTtactcacactggagagaagcctcatcaatgtgcccagtgtggaaaaggtttttatCAAACATCAACTCTTAAAATCCATATGCTtactcacactggagagaagcctcatcaatgtgcgcagtgtggaaaaggtttttatCAAACATCAACTCTTAAAAGCCATATGCTtactcacactggagagaagcctcatcaatgtgcccagtgtggaaaagcatttacaCAAATGTCAAGTCTTAGGACCCATATGCTtactcacactggagagaagcctcatcagtgtgtccagtgtggaaaagcatttacagaaatgtcaaTTCTTAGGACCCATATGgttacacacactggagagaaggctcatcaatgtgcccagtgtggaaaaggtttttatCGACCATCAGCTCTTAAAATCCATATGCTtactcacactggagagaaggctCATATATGTGCCctgtgtggaaaaggtttttatCAAACATCAACTCTTAAACGCCATATGcgaacacacactggagagaagcctcatcaatgtgccctgtgtggaaaaggtttttatCAAACATCAACTCTTAAACGCCATATGcgaacacacactggagagaagcctcatcaatgtgcctag